Proteins found in one Neodiprion lecontei isolate iyNeoLeco1 chromosome 6, iyNeoLeco1.1, whole genome shotgun sequence genomic segment:
- the LOC107217058 gene encoding LARGE xylosyl- and glucuronyltransferase 2-like isoform X2: MARPWIRCFIGAIAISTMFYFYLFSNESDKSKKALQADLKFRKVYTSINEPHNLTGYRMPDEQPQPRRNVEVTSFHLSSSPTECSIIHVAMVCAGYNSTFTTVIVVKSILFYRRNPLHFHFIVDEIANTTLFTLFESWNLPNVQLSYYKSAELVPRVAWIPNKHYSGVYGLLKLILPEVLSVDKVIVLDTDVTILTDILRLWKLFDNFESQHLIGLVENQSDWYSKPSARNPFPWPALGRGFNTGVILMHLKRLRSMEFLKIWEKTSRGTLEEISETHLADQDIINAVIKKYPSILYRLDCTWNVQLSVQTLSENCYTNTNEINIIHWNSPKKQDVTNKHIDDFRKAYQIFLELDGNLLRRQLFPCQKADERVFSQNSETGHGTCQKFEESSRINYRTYLFLLEYENNFRYIPDVTLITQCSGDRLTLLEDLCKRWRGAISVALYFTDADTYNFIKFVRGSEELSKRRNIAYHVVYKEGDFYPVNYLRNVGMSHVTTSYVFQLDVDFLPSNGLYDTLMSSIVSLRLTQDRQVALIVPAFETERYRFNFPESKEALVRSLNRGMFYTFRYHIWSQGHAATNYTHWCKASEPYEVDWEPDFEPYVVVPSSAPSYDTRFVGFGWNKVSHIAHLAAMGYRFVVLPDAFVIHRPHAPSFDIVKFRQDSLYRRCLKKLKDTFVDELLRKYEASAVSNLKKRSRSSGTKVRDEKEQNA; the protein is encoded by the exons ATGGCTCGACCATGGATAAGGTGTTTCATTGGAGCCATTGCGATATCGACGATGTTTTACTTCTACTTGTTCTCGAACG AAAGTGACAAATCCAAAAAAGCACTTCAGGCTGATCTCAAATTTAGAAAAGTATATACTAGCATAAACGAACCACATAATCTCACTGGCTACCGAATGCCCGACGAGCAGCCTCAGCCTCGAAGGAATGTGGAGGTAACATCGTTTCACTTGTCCAGCTCGCCT ACCGAGTGCAGCATCATCCACGTAGCGATGGTATGCGCAGGATACAACTCGACATTTACTACCGTAATTGTGGTCAAGTCCATTTTATTCTATCGAAGGAATCCTCTTCACTTTCACTTCATCGTAGACGAGATTGCCAACACAACTCTTTTTACGTTATTTGAATCATGGAATCTACCGAATG TTCAACTGAGTTATTATAAGTCCGCAGAATTGGTACCGCGAGTAGCTTGGATACCGAACAAGCATTACTCCGGAGTTTACGGTCTGCTAAAACTGATTCTTCCTGAGGTACTAAGTGTTGATAAAGTGATAGTACTTGATACTGATGTTACCATTCTAACGGATATACTAAGGCTATGGAAATTGTTCGACAACTTTGAGTCTCAGCACCTCATAGGATTAGTAGAAAACCAAAGTGACTGGTATTCAAAACCGTCAGCAAGAAACCCGTTTCCCTGGCCTGCATTGGGTCGAGGTTTCAACACGGGGGTCATTTTGATGCACTTGAAGCGACTTAGGAGTATggaatttctgaaaatatgGGAAAAAACGTCGCGAGGTACCCTAGAAGAGATTTCCGAAACTCATCTCGCCGACCAAGATATAATAAATGCTGTGATAAAGAAGTACCCCAGTATATTGTACAGGCTTGATTGTACGTGGAACGTTCAGTTGAGTGTTCAAACATTGAGTGAAAATTGTTATACTAACACGAACGAAATAAAT ATTATTCACTGGAATTCACCAAAAAAACAAGACGTGACCAACAAGCATATTGACGACTTTCGAAAGGcgtatcaaatatttttagagcTGGACGGAAATCTGCTGCGAAGGCAGCTTTTCCCATGCCAAAAAGCAGACGAGCGAGTTTTTTCCCAAAACTCG GAAACTGGTCACGGCACGTGTCAGAAATTCGAGGAAAGTTCGCGAATTAACTATCGTACGTATTTGTTCCTTCTCGAGTACGAAAACAACTTTCGGTACATCCCAGACGTGACTCTGATCACGCAGTGTAGTGGAGACCGGTTAACGCTTTTGGAAGATTTGTGCAAACGTTGGAGAGGCGCGATATCCGTGGCCCTGTATTTTACGGACGCAGACACttataatttcattaaatttgtACGGGGTTCGGAGGAGCTGAGCAAACGAAGAAACATCGCCTACCACGTCGTCTACAAGGAAGGG GACTTTTACCCGGTAAATTATTTACGCAACGTAGGAATGTCGCACGTGACTACATCCTACGTATTTCAATTAGACGTTGACTTTTTACCCTCCAATGGTTTATACGATACACTGATGAGCAGTATTGTCTCCCTGCGATTGACCCAAGATAGACAAGTTGCGTTGATAGTACCTGCCTTCGAAACCGAAAGATACAG GTTCAATTTTCCCGAGAGCAAAGAAGCCCTCGTTAGGTCTCTGAACCGTGGTATGTTTTACACATTCCGATATCACATCTGGTCCCAGGGACATGCGGCAACGAACTACACTCACTGGTGCAAGGCTTCTGAGCCATACGAG GTTGATTGGGAGCCAGACTTCGAACCGTATGTCGTGGTTCCGAGTTCGGCTCCTAGCTACGATACCAGATTCGTTGGTTTCGGTTGGAACAAAGTCTCGCACATAGCTCATCTGGCGGCGATGGGATACag GTTCGTCGTTCTACCTGACGCGTTTGTTATCCATCGTCCTCACGCACCGAGTTTCGACATCGTTAAATTTCGACAGGACTCGTTATACAGAAG ATgcctgaaaaaat
- the LOC107217058 gene encoding LARGE xylosyl- and glucuronyltransferase 2-like isoform X1, which produces MARPWIRCFIGAIAISTMFYFYLFSNVAESDKSKKALQADLKFRKVYTSINEPHNLTGYRMPDEQPQPRRNVEVTSFHLSSSPTECSIIHVAMVCAGYNSTFTTVIVVKSILFYRRNPLHFHFIVDEIANTTLFTLFESWNLPNVQLSYYKSAELVPRVAWIPNKHYSGVYGLLKLILPEVLSVDKVIVLDTDVTILTDILRLWKLFDNFESQHLIGLVENQSDWYSKPSARNPFPWPALGRGFNTGVILMHLKRLRSMEFLKIWEKTSRGTLEEISETHLADQDIINAVIKKYPSILYRLDCTWNVQLSVQTLSENCYTNTNEINIIHWNSPKKQDVTNKHIDDFRKAYQIFLELDGNLLRRQLFPCQKADERVFSQNSETGHGTCQKFEESSRINYRTYLFLLEYENNFRYIPDVTLITQCSGDRLTLLEDLCKRWRGAISVALYFTDADTYNFIKFVRGSEELSKRRNIAYHVVYKEGDFYPVNYLRNVGMSHVTTSYVFQLDVDFLPSNGLYDTLMSSIVSLRLTQDRQVALIVPAFETERYRFNFPESKEALVRSLNRGMFYTFRYHIWSQGHAATNYTHWCKASEPYEVDWEPDFEPYVVVPSSAPSYDTRFVGFGWNKVSHIAHLAAMGYRFVVLPDAFVIHRPHAPSFDIVKFRQDSLYRRCLKKLKDTFVDELLRKYEASAVSNLKKRSRSSGTKVRDEKEQNA; this is translated from the exons ATGGCTCGACCATGGATAAGGTGTTTCATTGGAGCCATTGCGATATCGACGATGTTTTACTTCTACTTGTTCTCGAACG TTGCAGAAAGTGACAAATCCAAAAAAGCACTTCAGGCTGATCTCAAATTTAGAAAAGTATATACTAGCATAAACGAACCACATAATCTCACTGGCTACCGAATGCCCGACGAGCAGCCTCAGCCTCGAAGGAATGTGGAGGTAACATCGTTTCACTTGTCCAGCTCGCCT ACCGAGTGCAGCATCATCCACGTAGCGATGGTATGCGCAGGATACAACTCGACATTTACTACCGTAATTGTGGTCAAGTCCATTTTATTCTATCGAAGGAATCCTCTTCACTTTCACTTCATCGTAGACGAGATTGCCAACACAACTCTTTTTACGTTATTTGAATCATGGAATCTACCGAATG TTCAACTGAGTTATTATAAGTCCGCAGAATTGGTACCGCGAGTAGCTTGGATACCGAACAAGCATTACTCCGGAGTTTACGGTCTGCTAAAACTGATTCTTCCTGAGGTACTAAGTGTTGATAAAGTGATAGTACTTGATACTGATGTTACCATTCTAACGGATATACTAAGGCTATGGAAATTGTTCGACAACTTTGAGTCTCAGCACCTCATAGGATTAGTAGAAAACCAAAGTGACTGGTATTCAAAACCGTCAGCAAGAAACCCGTTTCCCTGGCCTGCATTGGGTCGAGGTTTCAACACGGGGGTCATTTTGATGCACTTGAAGCGACTTAGGAGTATggaatttctgaaaatatgGGAAAAAACGTCGCGAGGTACCCTAGAAGAGATTTCCGAAACTCATCTCGCCGACCAAGATATAATAAATGCTGTGATAAAGAAGTACCCCAGTATATTGTACAGGCTTGATTGTACGTGGAACGTTCAGTTGAGTGTTCAAACATTGAGTGAAAATTGTTATACTAACACGAACGAAATAAAT ATTATTCACTGGAATTCACCAAAAAAACAAGACGTGACCAACAAGCATATTGACGACTTTCGAAAGGcgtatcaaatatttttagagcTGGACGGAAATCTGCTGCGAAGGCAGCTTTTCCCATGCCAAAAAGCAGACGAGCGAGTTTTTTCCCAAAACTCG GAAACTGGTCACGGCACGTGTCAGAAATTCGAGGAAAGTTCGCGAATTAACTATCGTACGTATTTGTTCCTTCTCGAGTACGAAAACAACTTTCGGTACATCCCAGACGTGACTCTGATCACGCAGTGTAGTGGAGACCGGTTAACGCTTTTGGAAGATTTGTGCAAACGTTGGAGAGGCGCGATATCCGTGGCCCTGTATTTTACGGACGCAGACACttataatttcattaaatttgtACGGGGTTCGGAGGAGCTGAGCAAACGAAGAAACATCGCCTACCACGTCGTCTACAAGGAAGGG GACTTTTACCCGGTAAATTATTTACGCAACGTAGGAATGTCGCACGTGACTACATCCTACGTATTTCAATTAGACGTTGACTTTTTACCCTCCAATGGTTTATACGATACACTGATGAGCAGTATTGTCTCCCTGCGATTGACCCAAGATAGACAAGTTGCGTTGATAGTACCTGCCTTCGAAACCGAAAGATACAG GTTCAATTTTCCCGAGAGCAAAGAAGCCCTCGTTAGGTCTCTGAACCGTGGTATGTTTTACACATTCCGATATCACATCTGGTCCCAGGGACATGCGGCAACGAACTACACTCACTGGTGCAAGGCTTCTGAGCCATACGAG GTTGATTGGGAGCCAGACTTCGAACCGTATGTCGTGGTTCCGAGTTCGGCTCCTAGCTACGATACCAGATTCGTTGGTTTCGGTTGGAACAAAGTCTCGCACATAGCTCATCTGGCGGCGATGGGATACag GTTCGTCGTTCTACCTGACGCGTTTGTTATCCATCGTCCTCACGCACCGAGTTTCGACATCGTTAAATTTCGACAGGACTCGTTATACAGAAG ATgcctgaaaaaat
- the LOC107217058 gene encoding LARGE xylosyl- and glucuronyltransferase 2-like isoform X3, producing the protein MARPWIRCFIGAIAISTMFYFYLFSNVAESDKSKKALQADLKFRKVYTSINEPHNLTGYRMPDEQPQPRRNVETECSIIHVAMVCAGYNSTFTTVIVVKSILFYRRNPLHFHFIVDEIANTTLFTLFESWNLPNVQLSYYKSAELVPRVAWIPNKHYSGVYGLLKLILPEVLSVDKVIVLDTDVTILTDILRLWKLFDNFESQHLIGLVENQSDWYSKPSARNPFPWPALGRGFNTGVILMHLKRLRSMEFLKIWEKTSRGTLEEISETHLADQDIINAVIKKYPSILYRLDCTWNVQLSVQTLSENCYTNTNEINIIHWNSPKKQDVTNKHIDDFRKAYQIFLELDGNLLRRQLFPCQKADERVFSQNSETGHGTCQKFEESSRINYRTYLFLLEYENNFRYIPDVTLITQCSGDRLTLLEDLCKRWRGAISVALYFTDADTYNFIKFVRGSEELSKRRNIAYHVVYKEGDFYPVNYLRNVGMSHVTTSYVFQLDVDFLPSNGLYDTLMSSIVSLRLTQDRQVALIVPAFETERYRFNFPESKEALVRSLNRGMFYTFRYHIWSQGHAATNYTHWCKASEPYEVDWEPDFEPYVVVPSSAPSYDTRFVGFGWNKVSHIAHLAAMGYRFVVLPDAFVIHRPHAPSFDIVKFRQDSLYRRCLKKLKDTFVDELLRKYEASAVSNLKKRSRSSGTKVRDEKEQNA; encoded by the exons ATGGCTCGACCATGGATAAGGTGTTTCATTGGAGCCATTGCGATATCGACGATGTTTTACTTCTACTTGTTCTCGAACG TTGCAGAAAGTGACAAATCCAAAAAAGCACTTCAGGCTGATCTCAAATTTAGAAAAGTATATACTAGCATAAACGAACCACATAATCTCACTGGCTACCGAATGCCCGACGAGCAGCCTCAGCCTCGAAGGAATGTGGAG ACCGAGTGCAGCATCATCCACGTAGCGATGGTATGCGCAGGATACAACTCGACATTTACTACCGTAATTGTGGTCAAGTCCATTTTATTCTATCGAAGGAATCCTCTTCACTTTCACTTCATCGTAGACGAGATTGCCAACACAACTCTTTTTACGTTATTTGAATCATGGAATCTACCGAATG TTCAACTGAGTTATTATAAGTCCGCAGAATTGGTACCGCGAGTAGCTTGGATACCGAACAAGCATTACTCCGGAGTTTACGGTCTGCTAAAACTGATTCTTCCTGAGGTACTAAGTGTTGATAAAGTGATAGTACTTGATACTGATGTTACCATTCTAACGGATATACTAAGGCTATGGAAATTGTTCGACAACTTTGAGTCTCAGCACCTCATAGGATTAGTAGAAAACCAAAGTGACTGGTATTCAAAACCGTCAGCAAGAAACCCGTTTCCCTGGCCTGCATTGGGTCGAGGTTTCAACACGGGGGTCATTTTGATGCACTTGAAGCGACTTAGGAGTATggaatttctgaaaatatgGGAAAAAACGTCGCGAGGTACCCTAGAAGAGATTTCCGAAACTCATCTCGCCGACCAAGATATAATAAATGCTGTGATAAAGAAGTACCCCAGTATATTGTACAGGCTTGATTGTACGTGGAACGTTCAGTTGAGTGTTCAAACATTGAGTGAAAATTGTTATACTAACACGAACGAAATAAAT ATTATTCACTGGAATTCACCAAAAAAACAAGACGTGACCAACAAGCATATTGACGACTTTCGAAAGGcgtatcaaatatttttagagcTGGACGGAAATCTGCTGCGAAGGCAGCTTTTCCCATGCCAAAAAGCAGACGAGCGAGTTTTTTCCCAAAACTCG GAAACTGGTCACGGCACGTGTCAGAAATTCGAGGAAAGTTCGCGAATTAACTATCGTACGTATTTGTTCCTTCTCGAGTACGAAAACAACTTTCGGTACATCCCAGACGTGACTCTGATCACGCAGTGTAGTGGAGACCGGTTAACGCTTTTGGAAGATTTGTGCAAACGTTGGAGAGGCGCGATATCCGTGGCCCTGTATTTTACGGACGCAGACACttataatttcattaaatttgtACGGGGTTCGGAGGAGCTGAGCAAACGAAGAAACATCGCCTACCACGTCGTCTACAAGGAAGGG GACTTTTACCCGGTAAATTATTTACGCAACGTAGGAATGTCGCACGTGACTACATCCTACGTATTTCAATTAGACGTTGACTTTTTACCCTCCAATGGTTTATACGATACACTGATGAGCAGTATTGTCTCCCTGCGATTGACCCAAGATAGACAAGTTGCGTTGATAGTACCTGCCTTCGAAACCGAAAGATACAG GTTCAATTTTCCCGAGAGCAAAGAAGCCCTCGTTAGGTCTCTGAACCGTGGTATGTTTTACACATTCCGATATCACATCTGGTCCCAGGGACATGCGGCAACGAACTACACTCACTGGTGCAAGGCTTCTGAGCCATACGAG GTTGATTGGGAGCCAGACTTCGAACCGTATGTCGTGGTTCCGAGTTCGGCTCCTAGCTACGATACCAGATTCGTTGGTTTCGGTTGGAACAAAGTCTCGCACATAGCTCATCTGGCGGCGATGGGATACag GTTCGTCGTTCTACCTGACGCGTTTGTTATCCATCGTCCTCACGCACCGAGTTTCGACATCGTTAAATTTCGACAGGACTCGTTATACAGAAG ATgcctgaaaaaat
- the LOC107217058 gene encoding LARGE xylosyl- and glucuronyltransferase 2-like isoform X4, translated as MPDEQPQPRRNVEVTSFHLSSSPTECSIIHVAMVCAGYNSTFTTVIVVKSILFYRRNPLHFHFIVDEIANTTLFTLFESWNLPNVQLSYYKSAELVPRVAWIPNKHYSGVYGLLKLILPEVLSVDKVIVLDTDVTILTDILRLWKLFDNFESQHLIGLVENQSDWYSKPSARNPFPWPALGRGFNTGVILMHLKRLRSMEFLKIWEKTSRGTLEEISETHLADQDIINAVIKKYPSILYRLDCTWNVQLSVQTLSENCYTNTNEINIIHWNSPKKQDVTNKHIDDFRKAYQIFLELDGNLLRRQLFPCQKADERVFSQNSETGHGTCQKFEESSRINYRTYLFLLEYENNFRYIPDVTLITQCSGDRLTLLEDLCKRWRGAISVALYFTDADTYNFIKFVRGSEELSKRRNIAYHVVYKEGDFYPVNYLRNVGMSHVTTSYVFQLDVDFLPSNGLYDTLMSSIVSLRLTQDRQVALIVPAFETERYRFNFPESKEALVRSLNRGMFYTFRYHIWSQGHAATNYTHWCKASEPYEVDWEPDFEPYVVVPSSAPSYDTRFVGFGWNKVSHIAHLAAMGYRFVVLPDAFVIHRPHAPSFDIVKFRQDSLYRRCLKKLKDTFVDELLRKYEASAVSNLKKRSRSSGTKVRDEKEQNA; from the exons ATGCCCGACGAGCAGCCTCAGCCTCGAAGGAATGTGGAGGTAACATCGTTTCACTTGTCCAGCTCGCCT ACCGAGTGCAGCATCATCCACGTAGCGATGGTATGCGCAGGATACAACTCGACATTTACTACCGTAATTGTGGTCAAGTCCATTTTATTCTATCGAAGGAATCCTCTTCACTTTCACTTCATCGTAGACGAGATTGCCAACACAACTCTTTTTACGTTATTTGAATCATGGAATCTACCGAATG TTCAACTGAGTTATTATAAGTCCGCAGAATTGGTACCGCGAGTAGCTTGGATACCGAACAAGCATTACTCCGGAGTTTACGGTCTGCTAAAACTGATTCTTCCTGAGGTACTAAGTGTTGATAAAGTGATAGTACTTGATACTGATGTTACCATTCTAACGGATATACTAAGGCTATGGAAATTGTTCGACAACTTTGAGTCTCAGCACCTCATAGGATTAGTAGAAAACCAAAGTGACTGGTATTCAAAACCGTCAGCAAGAAACCCGTTTCCCTGGCCTGCATTGGGTCGAGGTTTCAACACGGGGGTCATTTTGATGCACTTGAAGCGACTTAGGAGTATggaatttctgaaaatatgGGAAAAAACGTCGCGAGGTACCCTAGAAGAGATTTCCGAAACTCATCTCGCCGACCAAGATATAATAAATGCTGTGATAAAGAAGTACCCCAGTATATTGTACAGGCTTGATTGTACGTGGAACGTTCAGTTGAGTGTTCAAACATTGAGTGAAAATTGTTATACTAACACGAACGAAATAAAT ATTATTCACTGGAATTCACCAAAAAAACAAGACGTGACCAACAAGCATATTGACGACTTTCGAAAGGcgtatcaaatatttttagagcTGGACGGAAATCTGCTGCGAAGGCAGCTTTTCCCATGCCAAAAAGCAGACGAGCGAGTTTTTTCCCAAAACTCG GAAACTGGTCACGGCACGTGTCAGAAATTCGAGGAAAGTTCGCGAATTAACTATCGTACGTATTTGTTCCTTCTCGAGTACGAAAACAACTTTCGGTACATCCCAGACGTGACTCTGATCACGCAGTGTAGTGGAGACCGGTTAACGCTTTTGGAAGATTTGTGCAAACGTTGGAGAGGCGCGATATCCGTGGCCCTGTATTTTACGGACGCAGACACttataatttcattaaatttgtACGGGGTTCGGAGGAGCTGAGCAAACGAAGAAACATCGCCTACCACGTCGTCTACAAGGAAGGG GACTTTTACCCGGTAAATTATTTACGCAACGTAGGAATGTCGCACGTGACTACATCCTACGTATTTCAATTAGACGTTGACTTTTTACCCTCCAATGGTTTATACGATACACTGATGAGCAGTATTGTCTCCCTGCGATTGACCCAAGATAGACAAGTTGCGTTGATAGTACCTGCCTTCGAAACCGAAAGATACAG GTTCAATTTTCCCGAGAGCAAAGAAGCCCTCGTTAGGTCTCTGAACCGTGGTATGTTTTACACATTCCGATATCACATCTGGTCCCAGGGACATGCGGCAACGAACTACACTCACTGGTGCAAGGCTTCTGAGCCATACGAG GTTGATTGGGAGCCAGACTTCGAACCGTATGTCGTGGTTCCGAGTTCGGCTCCTAGCTACGATACCAGATTCGTTGGTTTCGGTTGGAACAAAGTCTCGCACATAGCTCATCTGGCGGCGATGGGATACag GTTCGTCGTTCTACCTGACGCGTTTGTTATCCATCGTCCTCACGCACCGAGTTTCGACATCGTTAAATTTCGACAGGACTCGTTATACAGAAG ATgcctgaaaaaat